From the Penaeus vannamei isolate JL-2024 chromosome 20, ASM4276789v1, whole genome shotgun sequence genome, the window TGGCCcgggccggccacagggctatatattaacaactttcataccataAAATCATAAagcataaccagagacctacttaactttttctcagcaaccacaaggagttgggagttcttgggcgcgttTGAAAGGtgtcgaggtcctgcgtggcttaggctatgtggcgttccgatatgggggccctataaggggtcaggacacGAAAAACCCCTGAAATACCGCTTAAATAaggaagcaacagtacatggttgcaggtatatatgtataaatatatatatatatatatatatatatatatatatatatatatatatatatatatatatatatatatatatacatgcatgcacacatatatttatgcgcgTGATCCACGCCTTCAGCACCATAGGGTAAATGGGGAGGTGGGGCTTGCCAGTCCTCCACCCCAGATACAAACCCAGTGCCAACGAGTCatgtaaatggaaatgctggggagaggCGTACAGCCCTTCCCATCCAGCACGAGAGGCAGGCTGTTGGTCCCATTGGTAGGGGGATTGTTGGGGCCCAGGATGAGAACAGGCATTACTAATCCTGCTAGCGCTAGCAACCGTCAACCCAGTATGAGGCCTGTGGGGCAAAGTCCAAGGGAAATCCACAAGCAGACGTTGGAACCTACTGCTTGATGCCTTATTTATATGGCACACTgtcagtgggggtggcagaggtggcatctgcCCAGGGCAACTGCCCGAGCTTTAACTTCAAATGGGCTATCCAGGTAGAAGCTTGAAACATCCTGGCTTTAAGGCAGGATGAACGATTACCCCTGCTATTGGCTGGGATTTGGGATGGCTGCCCTCTTGGAGGTCAGAAGACCTGCTAGTGGTTGGGCCAGGGTAATCACCATCACCAGGGAGTAGCCATACCTATCTCCAGCCGACTTCAACTTTCGGTAGTTTATTCGGTTGATGAGCATATATTGGCATTGATACTGAAGGATGCTTTTGGCTTTGTTACATTTATtcgtacactcctaccgatgtctgCAACCTCAATGAGAAAGAGAAGTTCTACGCCGAAttcacatctgtggcagacaaatGCCCCTGGCGAGACATTCACATTGTACTGGggaacttcaatgcggtatctaaCAGTGATCAAGCTGGTTACATGATGTTTGTCGGATCCCATGGCTCGGGAGCTGATCTCAGTGTTGAAAGCCTCTTCTTCCAAGAATTTGGTAGGTTCCAGAGATTAAGGATTTCTGCCTCCTGGTATCAGCGCTCCAACCTGCACCACTAAACTTGGTATAATGATACGAAtactgtggccaaggagatcaaccacatcctTATTAGCACTCCAAAACTGCAGGGTTTACCGGGGTGCCGAGTTCTGTAATgttgaccatagattggttgtggcaatTCTAGGGTCTACTTCAAAACTGTCTCTGCGGTGGCCACTCTAGAGTGTTCCACTTGGACAGATTGAAGAAGGTGTACATAGGGGTTCACCACAGCAGTCTCTGGTCGGTTCACAATGATCGAAAACTTAACTGACCCTGTAGCTCTTTGGGACTCCTTTAAGTGTGAAACAATTTATGCAGCACAAGAGTCCAATGGTGAATTCACAAGAACAAGGTAAAATTCCATCTCACTGGAGACACTGGAGGGGACTTGCACCGTTCCTTGGTGCTTAGGGCTCAGGCactgctgagaagggataaggaacagttcatcaggaatcttgctgaggaggttgaaggccatttcttttaGTAACCGTCCTTTgccctgcctaccaagccctgaaaaaaaaaaaaatgaaatccaaACCCTCCCAGACGACTGCAGTCCGTTCATaatctcagatcatgttgggcTTCATGAACTGAGTATTTTTGAGCAACTGAATCAGGTACATCTTCCAGCAGTTCATCTGGACGCTAGTTCTGTTGCGGTCCCTGTGCCGGACCCACCCACTAGTGAGGAACCTCCTACTCTGGCTAAGGTGAGGGTGgtaatctccaagctgaaggatGGGAAGGCTGTGGGCATATATGATATCCTTACTGAACTTCTAACCTATGACACGGGGCTTGCATAATGTCCTGGCTGCCAACTGACAGTCCAATTTTATTCCCTTGTCCCTTTTGAGGGGCATGGTCATCCCTTtctggaagaagaaagggatcgCTGGGACTAGACATGAACCGTGGCATCACAGGCAAGGATTTCGCCTACATTCCTCTGAAACGTACCAACCACCCACTAAGTCACCAAAGACCGGtgtaatccggattcactcctggcaagacCACAATAGACAACATGAATCCTGGCACTTCgtgtcattgtagagcgccgtcgtgagttcagcCGTGAGCTGcttacagcctacatcgacctcaagaaggcttgGAGCATCGCAAAACGCTATGGGAGATCCTGACTTTGGGAAATTCCGATACGGGTTATTGGATTAATAGGTAGCCTATAACTGGAACTGAGAATGTTGGCAAGTGTGGTGAGGGCCTATCAAGCTTCTTCACTGTTAACTCAAGAGTGAGGCAAGTCTGTGTCCTTGCACCTATATTTTTCAACACTTACAAAGGCTGGATAATGAGCAGTtacaattcaaatatatatgtatgtgtgcatacatatacatacatacactacacgcacacacgcatgcacacacgcacgcacacgcacacacgcatgcacacacacacatggttatttatgtataatttatattggTTAATGGCTGAAAAGATAAACTGAGCTAggtatcaaaggtcatataggcTAGCACTATGGTAAACTATTATGCAAAAAGGGATAAAGGACAAATATTATAGTGTCAAAGATGATAGTGTTATAGGATAGTGtgatagggaaaagggtaaagaaggagggTATGGAGCAATCGGATGAAATGGAGTATATCTGTTGCTGGGGAAGCTAAAGGAACGTTGATTAGGAAAAACTGGTAAAAGAGCTATTGATATAATCAGCGGGTAATACAGGTAGAGATGGCTgctggagaagtaggagaagaatctgTGGGATGAGACAAGGGGACTGCAGGAGGAGGTGAAGTATCAGAAAGGGCGTCAGGAGGAGAGGAATCCGGAGGATACTTTTGCGACAAAAGGGATTCACGTGAGTATCCAGATGggagaggtaatgataatggagaaCGAAACGGAATGGTGTACATGGAGGAGAGGATTGGGTATGTTGGGaaagagttggaggaagaggggtagggaggatttGAGGGGGacaaggatggatatcggcaaatacTTTGACTGTATAGGGAATAGGAAAAGTGGGATTAGAGGGTGGACGAGGGAGTGGAATATTTTCTTGGGTCATGTCTAGGAATTTTTTAATTTCAAGAGATTCTGGAGGGGATTTGGGTGGGGAGGTTTGAGAAACAAAGGatctcttgtgaggagaagaAGAGCGGATAGATGCTAGAGGATGGTAGTAATTATGTTAATCCTTTTATAATATTGGAGTATATATTTCACGCAATTGTCACAATCATAACCTGgttatgtatttgttattattcatactcacatatattgttattgacatgtaTAGATATTATCTATACATTAAGGCAAGATCAAGCACAGATTTTAAGGGGATTGTGAGAGGCTAGTAAAACTACCCCATTCAGCATTAATTGTGTATATAAGGCCAAGCGAGAAGCTAGTCGCTCTTGCGCTCACTCAGTTATTGCCTCATGAATCTGTGCCAATGTAAATATTGAactttagcattatcatattattaaagtGGTGGAAAATATATGTTTCGTTATCCATTCCACTACGAGTGTTTATTCCAGGTGTATTGATAAATTCTATAAACAGAACGAAGTCTAAAGTATAGACAGAAGGAAAGTATTACTAACATGATAAAGTACTATCAAGAAGTAACTTTTCATCTTAACTAAGTAATTATGAAGTTTTAAGGAAATAGTGGAGCAGTGACATGACTGACAAAagcttttcatcctttcaacacagctctcataccttaggaatgggacagaagaaggggaataggaagaaaagaccatgcaaaactTGTTGAGATGAGGGCTGAGCCTAAAGTAGGAGTGATCCCATACATATGGCTTCAGTTTCTGTCTTctaagcccccccacccccaccggcaTCCCAACAACACTGAGCAACAGGTTGGGGGgagttccttaaaaaaaaaaaaaaaaatctaaattaccTACATCTTCAGTACAAACAAACACCTAAAGAGGTAATGTTACTGCTAAAAGgttctttaaaaaatcaaataaataattatttcttatttattaatgcCTATAAGACACAGTGGTGATGCTGATATCacttatatatcttataatatTCTAACATCATTAAATTACATTAGATTGCACAAATGCTTTGATTTATTCACTTAACATGGATAATCTGAGATTTAATAAATGCTTAACTGTCTTTCCATTTTCTAGATCAAGACAGCATAATTACAAAATACACATCATTAATTGGACATTAGCCAGTTTATTTGAAAGATATTTCTCTTTCAAATACATTTTTTGGACTAGCAACATTTTGAAAAAATATCACCTTCAAATAAGATTTTTACATATGGAAAAAGCACCTGAGATTGTAAGATCCATATAATAAAGTCAACACactttcttatcatatttttatgataaaaaatgttTCTCACAACCATATATAAGAATGCAATTAATGGTATCCACTGATTAATGGAATATTAACACCAATAATAcattcctaagaaaaaaaaaaattgaaaacagaATTATGACATTAACGGTCTAAAGAAACCTTTAATAAGACAATCATTACACTTCTACTATATGCGTGTACGGCCCATTGGTGTCAGTGCTCAATATCTGCCTGGCACCATAGACTCCACACTTAACGTTCCCACTCGACACAGCTTCAATAGCCGTCCTGACTCCTTGGCACAGCCGATGGTACAGTGCTTCACCAAGTGTCTTGTCCACATTCATGTGATACTGCATGGCTTTGCCTTTAAGTTTACCTCCAAGTGTGGCCTGGGGAATGATGAGGATGTCACCCTGGACATCACAGATGGATACTCTGCGTCTTGAGTCATCCTCACACAATCTGATGTTGGTGATGTGCTTGGTCAGCTTCTCCACTGTCTCTTCTGAGGCTTTGTCCAAGAAGCACACAAACACTACCATCCCACGGCCAATCTGCATCCCAGCATTAATGGTCAATTAATCCACTGAGACAATGAAAATGTTATGacataaaaagaatatattatggagaaaaaacagagataatCCCAATAAGCAACAATCAAACTGAAGACAGAGCACTGGGGAGGGTCTTACATCAACGAGCTCTGGGTCCTTTCCACTGGCTCCTGGGAGTTTGAGAGATGCACTTAAGCACTGCTGAATCACTAAACGTCCCGTCACTTCACTCATGATTAGTGTACTGTAGCTCTCTAGaagttagagaaaaagaaaggtcaCTGCTTTGATACCAAACACTAGAAAACATAATAatgcacaaaaaaatatatttttgaaaattgGTGTTTATTAAGTATATAGCTTTAAGAACTGTCATTTTACAGAATAAAATTTTAAGAATAATTATTTTATGGAATTGAAACATTAATGAAGTGCAAACCACTTTTCATTTATGGTATTTAAATCCCAAACTGGAGATAGCCTAAAGACGTTATTTATTACAGAAATATAATACTTGTACCAGTTTTTTTATGCATCACAAATAAACTGCCAACTGatgcatttttgtttttgctgataTACATTTGTTTGTAAAAAGAGCCATTTATCAGAAAAAATTCACACAGCTAATAACCAATGAAACCTACCTTTTTCTTAGGACCCACTCAAAAGCACAAATAGTTTCATGTTGCTTATACAAGAGGCAGTTCTCCAAGCTAGGTGTAGTATCattttatataatttaaaatGAATACACTGCTACAAAAGAACTTAAATGAAATATGACACTCTGAATACTTCAAGGGTTCCTCATCAGATATAGCAGGGGTTCCAAACCAGGGGGCTTTATGGGGAGGCCATAGAGCAATCAGAAAATTTTAATGCCAAATTAAATTGGATTTTCTCTCACCTACATATAATTATCAATTATGAATtttctcacacaaacatataatcaTACCTACATATAATTATCCCTCACATATCATTGAACTGGAATCTTTCCATAGTGTTCTCGTCCTATAGCTATTTACACCACTACACTATTCATAACAACAACTGAATCCAAAAAGGTACCAGTAACTGAATAAGCCATAAAGATTATATACTGGTCAGATACCTCAAAATTTAAAAGGATTGGAACCAATGCGCTATAGCAAAAATGAATAGTTTTTTATTCAAGTTGTAGCAGTTTTCATTTTAACCCATTAACAACAGCTTTAAAAAATGTGTCCAATGGCCATTAATGTGGGATTGCTGGCATGTATCAACGGTTTCCCCTATTTACACCTGGCTCATTGGGTAGTTTGTGAACAACAACAGGCACCTATAAGTTTATATTTcgatatcattaaaaaataataataataaatgagaagGTTTACCTTCAAATTAGGTGGTATTGCCCAAAGTTTCCCAATAGAAATGATGCCACtacaatcagagaaaaaaaagctcCATCCAATGAGCTGACTGCGCAGAAATGGTTATGATGAGCTGTCACCCACTaattggtccacaacagccatggcatgtacatacatgtcagCTGGCACCATAGTGTTAAGTGTACATACACagtactgtgtttgtgttttttttattacatactGCATATATGCAGGTGGAACTAATTGAAACCATAATAAAACCAcatattttatattcatgttttaCATGAATTAGATGCCTCTTACATATTTGATTTctgtccccccatccccaccaaaaACCTTGTATGGTGGGGTTGCTAACACCAAAGTTAAAAGATTTGCAGTGGAAATTTACAACAGAGCCATTCTAATTACACCTGTGTTTAAGAAAGTATGAGCTTGTCTGTGAAGGTCATGTTTGCTATACCAAAAATTTACCAAGATAATATCCCAGCTCTGACAATAAACAATAGTACACCGCAGATAACTTATCACATGAATATTACTTAACTACAGAATCAAAAGTTGGCTCATGGCCAGTAATACCAGTTTGTTGGCATGCACTGGCACTTTGGTACTttcaatatattcaaatatacttcAAATAAGTATTCAGCACCTAATAGTTTGTAGCTGTATCTTATAaataaaagtttgaaaaaaatgaaggttCCACTCACTTAATTGCTTGTACCTAATAGTGACATCAAACAAATGAAATGCTACTATTGGAAAACAACAAGCCACACACtcattccagagagagagagagagagagagtgagtgagtgagtgagtgagtgagtgagtgagtgagtgagtgagtgagtgagagagagagagagagagagagagagagagagagagagtgagtgagtgagtgagtgagtgagtgagtgagtgagtgagtgagtgagtgagtgagtgagtgagtgagtgagtgagtgagtgagtgagtgagtgtgtgtgtgtgtgtgtgtgtgtgtgtgtgtgtgtgtgtgtgtgtgtgtgtgtgtgtgtgtgtgtgtggatatttcatCAGTACCTGCAGTCATCTGCACTGTTGAACCACTTACACAAAAAGGTAACACCTGACAAGGAGTCACTGGTCTGCAATCTGAAATACGACGGCAGGCAATGCAATAATAGTTGACCACTTTCAAAACATCTGAAGTAACAGTAAATACCCATATACAGTATTTATCCATAAATTGTATACCAGCCTAGTGTTCCAGCAGTTCCCATTTTTTCGTCACAAGCAATTAGCACGAAGTATCATGTACTATACGTTAACATGCCTATTAACGAATGTAACAACTCTAtcttagagaaaaaaacaaaatactaaCTATGCGTAATTATCGAAAACCA encodes:
- the LOC113821389 gene encoding D-aminoacyl-tRNA deacylase 2 isoform X2; this encodes MSEVTGRLVIQQCLSASLKLPGASGKDPELVDIGRGMVVFVCFLDKASEETVEKLTKHITNIRLCEDDSRRRVSICDVQGDILIIPQATLGGKLKGKAMQYHMNVDKTLGEALYHRLCQGVRTAIEAVSSGNVKCGVYGARQILSTDTNGPYTHIVEV
- the LOC113821389 gene encoding D-aminoacyl-tRNA deacylase 2 isoform X1: MTAESYSTLIMSEVTGRLVIQQCLSASLKLPGASGKDPELVDIGRGMVVFVCFLDKASEETVEKLTKHITNIRLCEDDSRRRVSICDVQGDILIIPQATLGGKLKGKAMQYHMNVDKTLGEALYHRLCQGVRTAIEAVSSGNVKCGVYGARQILSTDTNGPYTHIVEV